A DNA window from Actinomadura coerulea contains the following coding sequences:
- a CDS encoding PP2C family protein-serine/threonine phosphatase encodes MGQEMGISEVPDGPNAVARQGGLTWRVVAGWLVGITAALAVTGVALGRETGFAPFLVFLPTLIAGRGSVRQTAVASVWTVLVIIGSLIRSPLSNVAANAGVITFAVALDGLSVVQAVRRVRQEREISRLRSAAAALQRQILRPFPLVTPELLVHGLYEPVEEDSMVGGDVYEAMPTPYGSRVLIADVQGKGLPAISAAFAVLSSFREAALSEPSLPAVVDALENSVLRHNAFVAQTGEEQRFVTALVLDIGPETTAQAINCGHIQPYLLTDQRAGQVNLGEASLPLGLASLSREPRTVTPFTFPTDSTLLLCTDGITETRDPSGAFYPLTERLTGWKHLPPGEIAPTVHQDLEQYAHGKLTDDRALLVLHRNPTPPDISAIE; translated from the coding sequence ATGGGACAGGAGATGGGCATCTCGGAGGTTCCGGACGGTCCGAACGCCGTCGCGCGACAGGGCGGCCTCACCTGGCGGGTCGTGGCGGGATGGCTGGTGGGGATCACCGCGGCCCTCGCGGTGACCGGCGTCGCGCTCGGCCGGGAGACCGGCTTCGCCCCGTTCCTGGTCTTCCTCCCCACGCTGATCGCCGGCCGCGGATCGGTCCGGCAGACCGCGGTCGCCTCCGTCTGGACGGTCCTGGTCATCATCGGCTCACTGATCCGCAGCCCGCTGTCCAACGTGGCGGCCAACGCCGGCGTGATCACCTTCGCCGTCGCGCTCGACGGCCTGAGCGTCGTCCAGGCGGTCCGCCGCGTCCGCCAGGAGAGGGAGATCAGCAGGCTCCGCTCCGCGGCGGCCGCCCTGCAGCGCCAGATCCTGCGCCCGTTCCCCCTCGTCACCCCCGAACTCCTCGTCCACGGCCTGTACGAGCCGGTCGAGGAGGACAGCATGGTCGGCGGCGACGTCTACGAGGCCATGCCGACCCCCTACGGCAGCCGCGTCCTCATCGCCGACGTCCAGGGCAAGGGCCTGCCCGCCATCAGCGCGGCCTTCGCGGTCCTCAGCTCGTTCCGCGAGGCGGCCCTATCGGAGCCCAGCCTCCCCGCCGTCGTGGACGCCCTGGAGAACTCGGTGCTCCGGCACAATGCCTTCGTCGCCCAGACCGGCGAGGAGCAACGATTCGTCACGGCCCTCGTCCTGGACATCGGCCCGGAGACAACGGCCCAGGCCATCAACTGCGGCCACATCCAGCCCTACCTGCTGACCGACCAGCGTGCGGGCCAGGTGAACCTGGGAGAGGCGTCCCTTCCGCTCGGCCTGGCGTCCCTGAGCCGAGAACCGCGAACCGTCACACCCTTCACCTTTCCGACCGATTCGACGCTCCTCCTATGCACCGACGGCATCACCGAAACCCGCGACCCGTCCGGCGCCTTCTACCCTCTGACAGAACGCCTGACCGGCTGGAAACACCTGCCCCCCGGCGAAATCGCCCCCACCGTCCACCAGGACCTGGAGCAGTACGCCCACGGCAAACTGACAGACGACAGGGCCCTCCTGGTACTCCACAGAAACCCCACCCCGCCGGACATTTCAGCGATCGAATGA
- a CDS encoding VOC family protein, whose amino-acid sequence MKAHVSSILLGVRDMDRAKRFYTEGLGWKIQNDYGISVFFESDGASPVGFYAREGLADQVGTSPEGSGFSGLVLTYVVRSEARVDEVMAEAEKAGATILKPAGALPWGGYGGTFADPDGYIWSLGYSAQGEDQPYAE is encoded by the coding sequence ATGAAGGCGCACGTGAGTTCGATCCTGCTGGGCGTCCGGGACATGGACCGGGCCAAGCGGTTCTACACCGAGGGCCTCGGCTGGAAGATCCAGAACGACTACGGCATCTCGGTGTTCTTCGAGTCGGACGGAGCCTCGCCCGTCGGCTTCTACGCCCGCGAGGGCCTCGCCGACCAGGTCGGCACGAGCCCGGAGGGCAGCGGTTTCAGCGGCCTCGTCCTCACCTACGTCGTCCGCAGCGAGGCCCGCGTCGACGAGGTGATGGCGGAGGCCGAGAAGGCCGGCGCCACGATCCTCAAGCCCGCCGGCGCCCTGCCGTGGGGCGGGTACGGCGGCACCTTCGCCGACCCGGACGGCTACATCTGGAGCCTCGGCTACAGCGCCCAGGGCGAGGACCAGCCTTACGCCGAGTAG
- a CDS encoding amidohydrolase family protein, with protein MSDRLRIIGVEETVVVPAVYEAYRRAGSPEIPARGFGDGPIAVNLRETGERRIAHMDDQGIDVAVLSLSSPGVQDLQEADAITVAREANDQLAEIVAGRPDRFQAFAAIPTQSPAAAAAELERAVGELGFPGAMLYGRTGEKPADHPDNDELYATAERLRVPLHFHPQIPVQAVVDAYYSDIGPIGTPLAGAAIGWYYDLGVQYLRMIFSGVFDRFPDLQVIAGHWGEVVMFYLDHTGFFAEAGGLQRPLADYFKQNFWVAGSGTNSPRYLRWTAEVMGTDRMLYSTDYPFTYGFRPGGFPYVDTSNGAARSFLEDAPFTDDQKADIAHRNWENLTARAVS; from the coding sequence ATGTCCGACCGCCTGCGGATCATCGGGGTGGAAGAGACCGTCGTCGTGCCCGCCGTCTACGAGGCGTACCGGCGGGCCGGGTCGCCCGAGATCCCCGCTCGGGGCTTCGGGGACGGCCCGATCGCCGTGAACCTGCGCGAGACCGGTGAGCGGCGGATCGCCCACATGGACGACCAGGGCATCGACGTCGCCGTCCTGTCCCTGTCGTCGCCGGGCGTGCAGGACCTGCAGGAGGCCGACGCGATCACGGTGGCCCGTGAGGCCAACGACCAGCTCGCGGAGATCGTCGCCGGGCGTCCCGACCGTTTCCAGGCGTTCGCCGCCATCCCCACCCAGTCGCCGGCGGCCGCGGCGGCCGAGCTGGAACGTGCGGTGGGCGAGCTGGGCTTCCCCGGCGCGATGCTGTACGGCCGCACCGGGGAGAAACCGGCCGACCATCCGGACAACGACGAGCTTTACGCCACCGCCGAACGGCTGAGGGTGCCGTTGCACTTCCATCCGCAGATACCGGTCCAGGCGGTGGTCGACGCCTATTACTCCGACATCGGCCCGATCGGCACGCCGCTGGCCGGAGCGGCGATCGGCTGGTATTACGACCTGGGCGTCCAGTACCTGCGAATGATCTTCTCCGGTGTCTTCGACCGGTTTCCGGATCTGCAGGTGATCGCAGGGCACTGGGGCGAGGTCGTCATGTTCTACCTCGACCACACCGGATTCTTCGCCGAGGCCGGCGGCCTTCAGCGGCCGCTCGCGGACTACTTCAAGCAGAATTTCTGGGTGGCCGGCAGCGGTACCAACAGCCCTCGCTACCTGCGCTGGACCGCCGAGGTCATGGGCACCGACCGGATGCTGTACTCCACCGACTACCCCTTCACCTACGGCTTCCGCCCCGGCGGCTTCCCCTACGTCGACACCAGCAACGGCGCCGCACGCTCCTTCCTGGAGGACGCCCCTTTCACCGACGACCAAAAGGCCGACATCGCCCACCGCAACTGGGAAAACCTCACCGCCCGCGCGGTCTCCTAA
- a CDS encoding TetR/AcrR family transcriptional regulator, with product MPGDLEPVRLAAESGATVREQTRRRVIEVALDLLERGGREAVTTRAVAEAAGLQPPALYRLFGDKEGLLDAVAEHGFTRFLAAKHLEADPQDPINELRVRWDTAVEFGLANPALYALMYGEPARSTTVFWSGLELLKDRIRGLAVAGRLRVNEDLAAQIIHATARGAVLTWLSLPESQRDRGLLVELREAMITTVTEREPAVREQGPAGAARALRASLPDQDALSPGEQHLLTEWLDRLSP from the coding sequence ATGCCCGGTGACCTGGAACCCGTACGGCTCGCGGCAGAGTCCGGTGCCACGGTGCGCGAGCAGACCCGCCGCCGGGTCATCGAAGTCGCGCTCGACCTGCTGGAACGCGGGGGACGCGAAGCGGTCACCACCCGAGCGGTCGCCGAGGCCGCCGGATTGCAGCCACCGGCCCTGTACCGGCTGTTCGGCGACAAGGAGGGGCTGCTCGACGCCGTGGCCGAACACGGGTTCACCCGGTTCCTGGCCGCCAAGCACCTGGAGGCCGACCCGCAGGACCCGATCAACGAGCTGCGCGTCCGCTGGGACACGGCGGTGGAGTTCGGACTGGCCAACCCCGCGCTGTACGCGCTGATGTACGGCGAACCCGCCCGGTCCACCACCGTCTTCTGGAGTGGCCTGGAACTCCTCAAGGACCGCATCCGCGGTCTGGCCGTCGCCGGTCGACTGCGCGTCAACGAGGACCTCGCGGCCCAGATCATCCACGCCACCGCACGCGGCGCCGTCCTGACCTGGCTGTCCCTGCCCGAGTCCCAGCGCGACCGCGGCCTCCTGGTCGAGCTGCGCGAGGCGATGATCACCACCGTCACGGAGCGGGAACCGGCCGTGCGGGAACAGGGCCCGGCGGGAGCCGCCCGCGCTCTGCGCGCCTCGCTGCCCGACCAGGATGCCCTCAGCCCCGGCGAACAGCACCTCCTGACGGAATGGCTGGATCGGCTGTCCCCATGA
- a CDS encoding tetratricopeptide repeat protein — translation MAPRLVAPHPNTGRSRPLKPEQAVALLAQARLREFQEFAKTFDEVPTLEDAVSSSDWSWRFAGVFGNRLITGNLDELRLMIDDAPTSAALVATTVVVASGLLEEGQADDALSLLEAVRARDDAEPVDNAWLAVQFARACVEIGRVQEARRVAYDVQQIRQTHAQDVTATAIAGVAATLLFDTAAWGDEDLAGLITGMDNAVAWWRTQTVSRGLVALANRTYKNWSHDSSIILGGEEKVNNQLAAASLTASHLGDNGDWRHLASIRSRASLVRLTRDADVDVISQLLGSLRLAGDQENLKLAIKRIRGDGPAAAITETAADLDLEISTRTTGRTNLTLLQYGGDLLDAETAESALRWLLRTFKDPSAFGARTTPSYDLTTRLLDTIASVIPASSSTAQRLVVDHLATLEAQEDQAVATSWTRVVDALPASIWTPEVVAAIGGRAEDHHWSLRFPLLGLMSKYDSSVKDRLVQEACDGSSEALSALGRAQELSAEVAASLIAGRVSLVDQQIREAHSGQFGFGGADHGRTLAVLNIWHPGVADWEPLFRLLEDPMVVGDHKRGALRVLTASVDHLSSDVRQRLISIATAVADQQSPAHFSLMGGSRDSTGAATELAWALGALDDHATAHRLLTLLAGDKDRRRWAARIAGRRGSSEDVGLLVSLLLDPHPAVRGAAAAQLADIVATERGNSLAIDGLRFCLRDPGVVVPASIAATLEHLSTQNEHTNEVLIELSSHPSAQVRGSAVRALERSHAGEEL, via the coding sequence GTGGCCCCACGTCTGGTCGCCCCCCATCCCAATACCGGCCGCAGTCGGCCCTTGAAGCCGGAGCAGGCAGTTGCCCTGTTGGCCCAAGCTCGACTTCGTGAGTTCCAGGAGTTCGCCAAGACTTTCGATGAGGTGCCAACGCTTGAGGATGCAGTTAGTTCCTCGGATTGGTCTTGGCGTTTCGCGGGCGTATTCGGTAATAGACTCATAACAGGTAATCTCGATGAGCTGCGTCTGATGATTGACGATGCCCCAACCTCTGCGGCTCTCGTCGCGACGACCGTGGTTGTCGCGTCGGGGTTGCTCGAAGAGGGACAGGCTGATGATGCCCTTTCTTTGCTGGAGGCGGTGCGAGCCCGTGATGACGCCGAGCCAGTGGATAACGCTTGGCTGGCGGTCCAATTCGCTCGTGCATGCGTCGAGATTGGACGAGTGCAAGAAGCGCGGCGAGTTGCGTATGACGTTCAACAGATCAGACAGACACATGCTCAAGACGTCACAGCGACCGCTATTGCTGGAGTAGCTGCGACTCTGCTCTTTGATACAGCAGCTTGGGGCGATGAAGACCTAGCTGGCCTGATCACTGGAATGGACAATGCCGTCGCTTGGTGGCGCACACAGACGGTATCACGAGGACTAGTGGCGCTGGCCAATCGCACCTACAAAAATTGGTCCCATGATAGTTCCATAATTTTGGGCGGCGAAGAAAAGGTAAATAACCAGCTGGCCGCAGCATCTCTCACTGCGAGCCATCTCGGGGATAATGGCGATTGGCGTCACCTCGCCAGCATTCGGAGCAGGGCCAGCCTTGTTCGGCTCACCCGGGATGCAGATGTTGACGTGATCTCACAGCTACTCGGGTCGTTGCGGCTAGCTGGCGATCAAGAGAATTTGAAGCTTGCTATAAAACGCATAAGAGGCGATGGTCCTGCGGCGGCAATCACCGAAACTGCTGCCGATTTGGACCTTGAAATATCAACTCGAACGACCGGGCGAACCAATCTAACGTTGCTGCAGTATGGAGGTGATCTGCTGGATGCCGAGACTGCAGAAAGTGCACTCCGTTGGCTTTTGCGTACATTCAAGGATCCTTCTGCCTTTGGCGCCCGCACCACTCCTTCGTATGATCTGACGACGCGCCTGCTCGACACGATCGCTTCCGTAATTCCGGCGTCATCCTCGACGGCGCAACGTCTTGTAGTGGATCATCTGGCGACACTCGAAGCTCAAGAGGATCAAGCGGTAGCCACATCGTGGACGCGAGTTGTGGACGCCTTGCCTGCCTCCATATGGACCCCTGAGGTGGTAGCCGCTATTGGTGGACGTGCGGAAGATCATCACTGGTCCCTACGCTTTCCCTTGCTCGGCTTGATGTCGAAATATGATTCCTCCGTGAAGGACCGATTGGTTCAAGAAGCATGCGACGGGTCTTCGGAGGCACTCTCCGCTCTGGGGCGCGCCCAGGAGTTGTCGGCGGAGGTGGCCGCTAGCCTGATTGCAGGCCGGGTATCCCTCGTTGATCAGCAGATCAGAGAAGCTCATAGTGGACAGTTCGGTTTTGGTGGAGCTGACCACGGTCGGACGCTCGCCGTACTAAACATATGGCACCCTGGTGTAGCCGACTGGGAGCCGCTTTTCCGGCTCCTGGAAGATCCAATGGTGGTCGGCGATCACAAGCGCGGCGCCTTGCGAGTGCTAACAGCTTCGGTGGATCATCTCTCTAGTGATGTGCGGCAACGCCTTATTTCAATCGCGACCGCCGTTGCTGATCAGCAATCTCCTGCGCACTTCTCGTTGATGGGTGGTTCCCGGGACTCTACTGGAGCAGCTACTGAACTTGCGTGGGCACTCGGGGCGCTTGATGACCACGCGACGGCCCATCGCCTCCTCACCCTTCTAGCTGGTGATAAAGACCGGCGCCGTTGGGCTGCCCGAATTGCTGGTCGCCGCGGAAGTTCCGAAGACGTCGGCCTGCTCGTCTCCCTACTCCTAGATCCCCATCCAGCAGTCCGAGGAGCAGCTGCAGCGCAATTGGCCGATATAGTTGCTACTGAACGAGGAAATTCCCTAGCTATTGATGGGCTAAGATTCTGCCTGCGCGATCCGGGTGTGGTGGTCCCTGCGAGTATTGCCGCCACTTTGGAGCATCTGTCAACCCAGAATGAGCATACCAATGAAGTTCTGATCGAGCTGAGTAGTCATCCGTCAGCTCAAGTTAGGGGAAGCGCTGTAAGAGCGCTAGAGCGCAGTCACGCAGGCGAGGAACTTTAA
- a CDS encoding GntR family transcriptional regulator, translating into MQQSERHGFRDIAAKIRQEIMDGRYPTGSVLPAEPELADRYGASRSLVNRAMQVLAAEGLVRPRQGRGTMVTWLPPMLHSPARYDRATRENNGARGAFDAEVRARGLEPQHEITTERAEPPAAVAEALGLPTGEVNCLVRHRRLLASGIPVRLNASWFPLDIAEGTVLEENGPVIVGGVKSALAELGYAQTRAREQIIPSRLPTEAEARALEISPERTVVEITHVGMTAEGRAVEVTVSVAPAHYVTAQYEFPLA; encoded by the coding sequence ATGCAGCAGTCGGAGCGCCACGGGTTCCGCGACATCGCCGCGAAAATTCGTCAGGAGATCATGGACGGGCGGTACCCCACCGGGTCCGTCCTGCCGGCCGAGCCGGAGCTCGCCGACCGGTACGGGGCTTCCCGTAGCTTGGTGAACAGGGCAATGCAGGTACTCGCGGCCGAGGGTCTCGTCCGGCCTCGGCAGGGACGGGGAACGATGGTCACCTGGCTTCCGCCGATGCTCCACTCGCCGGCGCGCTACGACCGGGCGACCCGCGAGAACAACGGCGCCCGCGGCGCGTTCGACGCCGAGGTTCGCGCCCGTGGGCTGGAGCCACAGCACGAGATCACCACCGAACGCGCCGAGCCGCCGGCGGCCGTCGCCGAGGCGCTCGGCCTGCCGACCGGTGAAGTGAACTGCCTCGTCCGGCATCGGCGACTGCTTGCCAGCGGCATTCCCGTTCGGCTCAACGCCAGTTGGTTCCCGCTCGACATCGCCGAGGGGACCGTCCTGGAGGAGAACGGGCCGGTCATTGTCGGCGGCGTCAAGAGCGCGCTTGCCGAACTCGGCTACGCGCAGACCAGGGCACGGGAGCAGATCATCCCGAGCCGTCTGCCCACCGAGGCCGAGGCGCGCGCGCTGGAGATCAGCCCGGAGCGCACGGTTGTTGAGATCACGCATGTCGGCATGACGGCCGAGGGCCGCGCCGTCGAGGTCACGGTCTCGGTCGCGCCCGCCCACTACGTGACGGCTCAGTACGAGTTCCCGCTTGCCTGA
- a CDS encoding type III PLP-dependent enzyme: MITRLVEDHAQALAGKGELPAFVYDLAALREHAAEVKAALSAPGAPEIFYAAKANPDAPILQALAPYVDGIEVASGGELAHVREALPDARLAFGGPGKTDDELRLALDLGVERIHVESPYELSRLADIARTSGREVDVLLRVNLAGDRGGVALAMSGPFGMDPDLIESCTGILENSPQVRLRGIHAHLASGLDASAMVAQSAEILAWGRAWLDRVGHTGPREFNLGGGMAVDYSTPETRFDWKQYGADVAALAESGETLRIEPGRSISVYAGWYLTEVLDVKKAHGQWYAVLRGGTMHIRTPVTKQHNHPHDVLTRNGDGPAVAGEPVTLVGQLCTPKDVFARDVPTDRIAVGDLVAFSMSGAYAWNISHHDFLMHPKPTFHYVDA; encoded by the coding sequence ATGATCACGCGCCTAGTCGAAGACCACGCCCAGGCCCTTGCCGGCAAGGGCGAGCTTCCCGCGTTCGTCTACGACCTCGCCGCGCTGCGTGAGCACGCGGCCGAGGTCAAGGCCGCGCTCTCGGCGCCCGGGGCGCCGGAGATCTTCTATGCCGCAAAGGCCAACCCGGACGCGCCGATCCTGCAAGCTCTCGCCCCGTACGTCGATGGCATCGAGGTCGCGTCCGGCGGTGAGCTGGCGCACGTCCGTGAGGCCCTGCCGGACGCGCGGTTGGCATTCGGCGGCCCCGGCAAGACCGACGACGAACTAAGGCTTGCCCTCGACCTCGGCGTCGAGCGCATCCACGTCGAAAGCCCCTACGAGCTGTCCCGTCTGGCCGACATCGCTCGGACGTCCGGCCGTGAGGTCGATGTCCTGCTACGGGTTAACCTCGCCGGCGACCGCGGCGGCGTCGCGCTCGCCATGAGCGGCCCGTTCGGCATGGACCCGGACCTGATCGAGTCGTGCACCGGCATCCTGGAGAACTCTCCGCAGGTGCGCCTACGCGGCATTCACGCGCACTTGGCGTCTGGCCTGGACGCGTCCGCCATGGTCGCCCAGTCCGCCGAGATCCTCGCGTGGGGCCGCGCATGGCTCGACAGGGTCGGCCACACCGGACCGCGTGAGTTCAACCTCGGTGGCGGCATGGCCGTCGACTACTCCACGCCCGAGACCCGATTCGACTGGAAGCAGTACGGCGCCGACGTCGCCGCGCTCGCCGAGTCGGGCGAAACGCTGCGCATCGAACCGGGCCGCTCCATCAGCGTCTATGCCGGGTGGTACCTCACCGAGGTCCTGGACGTGAAGAAGGCACACGGCCAGTGGTACGCCGTCCTACGCGGCGGCACCATGCACATCCGCACACCCGTGACCAAGCAACACAACCACCCGCACGACGTCCTCACCCGCAACGGCGACGGCCCCGCGGTCGCCGGCGAACCTGTGACCCTCGTCGGCCAGCTCTGCACCCCAAAGGACGTCTTCGCCCGCGACGTCCCCACAGACCGCATCGCCGTAGGCGACCTAGTCGCCTTCTCCATGTCCGGCGCCTACGCCTGGAACATCTCCCACCACGACTTCCTCATGCACCCCAAACCAACTTTTCATTACGTAGACGCCTGA
- a CDS encoding WhiB family transcriptional regulator → MSRPLTAVSALSAIDLRGEPIEGAQCHFDPDLHIGPDGQESPEERAARELVAAEVCESCPLRGACFELAVRIRPERGVWAGFTATELAALFALDLDEVA, encoded by the coding sequence GTGTCCCGACCCCTGACCGCCGTTTCGGCGCTGTCCGCCATCGACCTGCGCGGCGAGCCGATCGAGGGCGCACAGTGCCATTTCGACCCCGACTTGCACATCGGTCCCGACGGCCAGGAGTCGCCGGAGGAGCGTGCGGCGCGTGAGCTCGTGGCCGCCGAGGTCTGCGAGTCCTGCCCGCTGCGCGGTGCCTGCTTCGAGCTGGCGGTGCGAATCCGACCGGAGCGCGGCGTGTGGGCGGGCTTCACCGCCACGGAGCTGGCCGCGCTGTTCGCCCTCGACCTCGACGAGGTCGCCTGA